GATATAGGCTTTGTACAAAAAAACCCCCTAATAATCAGTGTATTAGGAGGTTCGATATTAGATTTATTGTATTTTCTATCCCATAAAAGGGTAACGATAGTCTTCCGGACTTACAAAGGTCTCCTTTATCAATCTCGGGGATACCCATCTGAGAAGATTTTGGGCTGATCCGGCTTTGTCATTAGTACCTGAAGCCCTTGCTCCGCCAAAGGGTTGTTGTCCTACAACTGCACCGGTTGGCTTATCATTAATATAGAAATTCCCCGCGCAGTTTTGCAGGGCTTTGGTTGCTTCATCAATGGCGTAACGGTCCGTAGCCAATACTGCACCTGTAAGTGCATAAGGGGAAGTGGTGTCTACCAGTTCCAGAGTATTTTTCCAATCGTCATCTTCGTAAACGTATACCGTAACCACGGGTCCAAACAACTCTGTTTCCATGGTAACATAGTGCGGATCCGTAGTTAAAATTACGGTGGGTTCTATGAAATATCCTTTAGACTTATCGTATCCTCCGCCTGCAAAAATGAACGCATCCTTGTCTTTTTTTGCACCGTCAATAAAAGATGCTAGCTTGTCAAAGGATCCTTCGTGGATTACGGCTGTAATAAAGTTGTTCATATTCTCAGGAGAGCCGGGAGGGTTGAAGGATTCAATATCTTTCTTTACCTCCGCAAGGATTGTATCAGCTGTTGATTTCGGCAGATATACCCTTGAAGCAGCACTGCACTTCTGTCCTTGAAATTCGAAAGCTCCCCTTACAATGGCCGTAGCAACCTGCTTTGGCTTTGCAGTGGGATGCGCTAGGATAAAGTCTTTTCCTCCGGTTTCACCTACAATTCGCGGATAGGTTTTGTAGGTGTGAATATTGTTGCCTATTTGAGTCCACAGGCTTTTAAACACATCTGTTGAACCTGTAAAATGAATTCCTGAAAAATCCGGGTGAGCAAGTACAGTTTCCGTAACCATTACCGGATCTCCGTAGATCACATTGATGACCCCATCGGGAAGCCCCGCCTCTTTAAAGACATCTACAAGGATCTTGGCCGAGAAGATCTGACTGTCACTGGGTTTCCAAACTACCACATTTCCCATCATCGCAGCACTGGCCGGAAGATTTCCTGCAATAGCAGTAAAGTTAAATGGAGTAATGGCATAGACAAACCCTTCCAAAGGTCTGTACTCAACCCGGTTCCAGATACCTTCGGCAGAATCGGGCTGTTCCTGATAGATCTGGGACATGTATTCTACGTTAAAGCGAAGGAAATCGATGAATTCACAGGCGGCATCAATTTCAGCCTGGTGAATAGTCTTTGACTGAGCGATCATTGTTGCGGCATTGATTTTGGCCCTGTAGGGTCCTGCCACGAGTTCAGCGGCCTTTAAAAATATGGCTGCGCGTTGTTCCCAAGACAGATTGGCCCAGGCATCCCTAGCTTGCAGAGCATTTTCAATGGCCTGATCTACGTGCTTTTTCTCAGCGAGGTGGTATACACCTACTATGTGTTGGTGATCATGGGGAGGAGACAAGGGCCTGGTGTTTCCTGTTCTTATTTCACTAGATCCGATATATAGCGGAATGTCTTCCTTTCCGTTGAAATATGTTTTGTATTGCTCAAGAACAGCTTCCCGTTCCGGAGTTCCGGGAGCATAGCTTTTTATCGGTTCATTGATCGCTATTGGTACTTGAAAAAATCCTTTACCCATGATTTAGATAGTTTAGTTTAAAATCATGCAAAGGTACTAAAAGAAGGAAGCTTTATAAAATACTAAGTGAGTGAAATACGACTTAATTCAATGCAAAAGGGGCACTGAATTTGAACACGGGAACGTAGACCCTGAATTTTTCGGTTGTCGTAAAATTAACCATATTGAAATACCCCTTCATGGAGCCTATAGGTGATGAAAGCAGGCATCCAGAACTGTACGTATGCGACTGCCCCGGTTTAATCACCGGTTTCTTACCTATTACCCCTTCACCGTCGAGAATTTCCATTTCGTTCAGGGCGTCGAAGATTTGCCAGTGTCTGGAAGTAAGTTGCACCGAATGCTTGCTTTGGTTTTCTATACTTATGGTGTATCCGAAAGCAAAATGTGTTTTGTAATTTTTAAAGAAAGTACCTTCAAAACTAGTTGCAACTGAAATCTTAATTCCCTTGGTTACCTGTGTAATCATTTTCTCGTCTTCTTTGTCCTTTAGTTCTTCTTCTTGAGCGTAAAAGCAACTTATCTCCAAATCGCCCTTTTATCCTTGATGCAGAAGAAGATTTGAATCAATATCCTTCAATTTCCTGAACTTCAGATAAGTTGGGTCTGCCAAGATAAGAAATATGACAATTGTCTTGAAGCTTTGGAAAAAATATTCGGTGTAGCGGTAATTTTCTCTGCTTAAGCCGAACATACTAATTCGTAATCGTACTCGAATTGGCTGTACCTATCCCGATGATACCGTCATACAGTTCTCCGAAATCTCTGTAATAAACCAAGATGAGGTAGTTGTTTTCGGTAAAGTGGAAATTACCTCCAACGGCATTGAAATCAACCAGGCCGTTATCTTGTTTAATAGCATACTCGTAATTATAAAATCCCTGCTTAAGAAGTAGGGTAGCTTCCATATTTCCTGTGGCCTCGTTGTAACTCATTTTGTTCCCTTCTTCCAGGGCGTAGTTGTTGAATTTTCCGTAGATAAATACCTCATCCAGGCCAATCCGTTCGGTATAGGGAAGCGTAAAGTGAACTTCTGTGTATTCCGCTTCGCGGGATACTTCTTCACCCTGCAGAGTCCTCACAAGGAAGTCCCCATTGATATCAGGAAAATAGGTGTATTCCCTGTCGTATCTGTAAATGTCCGGAAAGAGATAATGTTGATACAGATCCTGGAATTCTATCCTTGAAATTGCCGCCGTTGGGGCTCTTAAATCACTGGTATCAAAATTTAAAAATTCATTCCCACCCAAAAAACTCGTCTCCTTATCGTATTTGTAAACGAGAGAATTCCCCAAAATATATTGAGGTTCTATGTTCGTCAACATCGAATTCCATTGATAATTTTGGAGTATAGCCACTTTGATTTCTCTTTTGGGATTCACCCAGGGGAAGCCTGCAGAATTGATCTCAAATTGCACCGATTGCCTCTCGTTGAGAAAATTAAAATCCCTGGAACGTTTTACCACCGCGCCTACCTTAACCAGGTCGCGATAGACCACGAATCGCCTGGAAAATTGCAATTCGTACGAGCTGTTGTAAACTTCCAACACGTAGTTTCCACTTACCTTAAGTCGTACGTTGGCATTTGGCAGGGTTAGTTGGTAGTTAGAATAAGGCTGGAGCGTATTATAGCTGTTTTCGTAGTTGATGATTCTTTGATTATCCATCCCATTGAGGTATTGGGATTTCAGGAGTTGTGACTTTTTCCAGTCGTAATCGCAATGGACGATTGAATAATAGTAATCTTGTTCCAGGGCGAGAAGATCGTCAAATTCAAGGAAAATCTCTTCCCCTAATTGCACC
This DNA window, taken from Muriicola soli, encodes the following:
- the pruA gene encoding L-glutamate gamma-semialdehyde dehydrogenase → MGKGFFQVPIAINEPIKSYAPGTPEREAVLEQYKTYFNGKEDIPLYIGSSEIRTGNTRPLSPPHDHQHIVGVYHLAEKKHVDQAIENALQARDAWANLSWEQRAAIFLKAAELVAGPYRAKINAATMIAQSKTIHQAEIDAACEFIDFLRFNVEYMSQIYQEQPDSAEGIWNRVEYRPLEGFVYAITPFNFTAIAGNLPASAAMMGNVVVWKPSDSQIFSAKILVDVFKEAGLPDGVINVIYGDPVMVTETVLAHPDFSGIHFTGSTDVFKSLWTQIGNNIHTYKTYPRIVGETGGKDFILAHPTAKPKQVATAIVRGAFEFQGQKCSAASRVYLPKSTADTILAEVKKDIESFNPPGSPENMNNFITAVIHEGSFDKLASFIDGAKKDKDAFIFAGGGYDKSKGYFIEPTVILTTDPHYVTMETELFGPVVTVYVYEDDDWKNTLELVDTTSPYALTGAVLATDRYAIDEATKALQNCAGNFYINDKPTGAVVGQQPFGGARASGTNDKAGSAQNLLRWVSPRLIKETFVSPEDYRYPFMG
- the apaG gene encoding Co2+/Mg2+ efflux protein ApaG → MITQVTKGIKISVATSFEGTFFKNYKTHFAFGYTISIENQSKHSVQLTSRHWQIFDALNEMEILDGEGVIGKKPVIKPGQSHTYSSGCLLSSPIGSMKGYFNMVNFTTTEKFRVYVPVFKFSAPFALN
- a CDS encoding DUF5103 domain-containing protein, with translation MRLNLKHFFLCFFVLQAFAQVQHEANPPENIKSVIFRGPTEEQFPVVQLGEEIFLEFDDLLALEQDYYYSIVHCDYDWKKSQLLKSQYLNGMDNQRIINYENSYNTLQPYSNYQLTLPNANVRLKVSGNYVLEVYNSSYELQFSRRFVVYRDLVKVGAVVKRSRDFNFLNERQSVQFEINSAGFPWVNPKREIKVAILQNYQWNSMLTNIEPQYILGNSLVYKYDKETSFLGGNEFLNFDTSDLRAPTAAISRIEFQDLYQHYLFPDIYRYDREYTYFPDINGDFLVRTLQGEEVSREAEYTEVHFTLPYTERIGLDEVFIYGKFNNYALEEGNKMSYNEATGNMEATLLLKQGFYNYEYAIKQDNGLVDFNAVGGNFHFTENNYLILVYYRDFGELYDGIIGIGTANSSTITN